Proteins encoded together in one Oncorhynchus mykiss isolate Arlee chromosome 7, USDA_OmykA_1.1, whole genome shotgun sequence window:
- the LOC110528639 gene encoding LIM and cysteine-rich domains protein 1, producing MDLTSGIEKMCVGQQPVFPVARGATCLSCKGICSGFIPHSWRKVCTVCGCSVEDHSSSCDLDDDHKIGLLLADSKYAHLTAKVKGIRVYKRNRMVVTNSVVSRKDPTFNTITYDWAPPGLTQKLAMLYMALVPEEKRPVAGTEGAMYRRRQLMRQLPVYDQDPSLCHGSLSEDQLQAMSVFMKRYKEEALGVGEVALPGEGGANPPPVIKGHRQKNGAVTGGPRKVPIIQSDPNTTTTNGTDDHYKKSKYHCSGCWELTPLDSPVVYAEGAGYDKQWHPTCFVCSECGEALVDLVYFWKEGELLCGRHYCQRTRPRCAGCDELIFCEDYKKGADGRAWHQDHYCCWRCGQSLDSPCSCPQTNCPSTV from the exons ATGGATTTGACCTCCGGAATAGAGAAG ATGTGTGTGGGGCAGCAGCCAGTGTTTCCAGTGGCGAGGGGCGCGACGTGTCTGTCATGTAAAGGGATCTGCTCTGGATTCATCCCACATTCCTGGAG GAAAGTGTGCACAGTGTGTGGTTGCAGTGTGGAGGACCACAGCTCCAGTTGTGACCTGGACGATGACCACAAGATTGGCCTACTCCTGGCCGACTCCAAATATGCCCACCTGACCGCCAAG GTGAAGGGCATCCGGGTGTACAAACGGAACCGCATGGTCGTCACCAACTCTGTGGTGTCCAGGAAGGACCCCACCTTCAACACCATCACCTACGACTGGGCCCCGCCAGGACTCACACAGAaactg gCCATGCTGTACATGGCGTTGGTCCCGGAGGAGAAGCGTCCAGTAGCAGGGACGGAGGGAGCGATGTACCGGCGCAGGCAGTTGATGAGACAGCTACCAGTCTACGATCAGGACCCCTCCCTGTGCCACGGGTCTCTGTCAGAGGACCAG CTCCAGGCCATGTCTGTCTTCATGAAGCGCTACAAAGAGGAGGCTCTAGGAGTAGGGGAGGTGGCGCTGCCTGGGGAGGGAGGCGCTAACCCTCCGCCCGTCATCAAAGGACATAGGCAGAAGAACGGGGCTGTGACCGGGGGACCTAGGAAGGTCCCCATTATCCAGTCAGACCCTAACACGACCACCACCAACGGGACAGACGACCACTATAAGAAGAGTAAATAC cattgCAGTGGTTGCTGGGAGCTCACCCCCCTGGACAGTCCTGTGGTGTATGCAGAGGGGGCAGGCTACGACAAGCAGTGGCACCCGACCTGCTTTGTGTGTTCAGAGTGTGGGGAGGCCCTGGTTGATCTGGTATACTTCTGGAAGGAAGGAGAGCTGCTGTGTGGAAGACACTACTGCCAGAGGACCAGACCCCGTTGTGCAGGCTGTGACGAG CTGATCTTCTGTGAGGACTACAAGAAGGGGGCAGATGGCCGGGCGTGGCACCAGGACCATTACTGCTGCTGGCGGTGTGGACAGAGTCTGGACAGCCCCTGTTCCTGCCCCCAAACAAACTGCCCCAGCACTGTTTAG